The sequence below is a genomic window from Variovorax paradoxus B4.
TGCAGCGCAGCGGCGAGCCGCTCTCGAAACAGCAGATCCTCGAACGGGTGTTTTCCGACGACGAAGAGGTGCACCCCGAGGCGGTCGAGGTCCTTGTCTACCGGCTGCGCAAGCGGCTCGACGGCAGCGGCGTTCGCATCGTGACGCTGCGCGGGCTCGGCTATGTGCTGGAGACCGAGTGAGCGGAGCGTGGCGCTGAACATTGCGGCTCGTCTGCGGCGCGCGAGCCTGTGGCAGCGGCTCGCGCTGCTGCTGTTCCCCGCCCTGCTCGCGGTGACTGGCATCGAGCTGTGGATGACACGGCACGACGCGCTCGCCGCCGCCAACGCGGCCTATGACCGTTCGCTGCTGGGCGCACTCAAATCCATCGACGCCAACATCTCGACCGCCTCGGGCGGCCTCTCGGTCGAGCTGCCGTACTCCATGTTCGAGTTCTTCGAGCTCACGGCGAGCGGCCAGGTGTTCTTTCGCGTGGCGACTTCCGATGGGCTGGTCGAACTCGGCAGCGCCGACCTGCCCGCGCCGCCCGCCGAGCTGGCCATGGGCGTGCCGTCCTTCTACGACGCGACCTACTTCGGCGAGGCGGTGCGACTGGCGGCCTACCGGCGCGACCTCGACCGCGCACCGGCCGGCAGCACCGGCCGCAGCGTGCTGATCCAGGTCGGCGAGAGCACGCGCTCGCGGCAGGAATTCACAGCCCGCTTCGTGCGCAGCGCCGCACTGCGCGACGGGCTGGTGCTGGCGATGCTGCTCTGCGGCACCGCCCTTGCGCTCGCTGCAGCACTGCGGCCGTTGTCGAGGCTGGCGCGCGAGGTGCAGGCCCGCACGCCCGACGACCTGACGCGCATCGCGGAGGCCGATCTGCCGGCCGAAGTGCGCCCGCTGGTGGCGGCGGTCAACCAGCAGATGTCGCGCACGCAGGACCTGGTGGTGCAGCAGCGCCAGTTTCTCGACGACGCCTCGCACCAGCTGCGCACCCACCTCACCACGCTGCAGATGCAGGCCGACTACGCGCGGCGCGAGCAGGACCCGGTGCAGGTGCAGGCGGCACTCGATGCGCTCGCGACCGAGATCGGCCGCGCGACGCGCAGCGCACAGCAACTGCTCGCGCTCGGCCGCAGCGACACGGTGGCGGTGGAGCCCGCTGAATTCGACCTCGCGGCGCTGCTGCGGGAAGTGGCCGTCGACCTGCTGCCGCTGGCGCGCGCCAAGCGCATCGACCTGGGCATCCATGCGCCCACGCTCGAGTTCTTCGCGGTTGCGGACCGGGGACTGCTGCGCGAGGCGCTGGGCAACCTCGTGACGAACGCCATCGCCTACACCCCGACCGAAGGAACGATCACCCTCTTCGCTGCCGGCGATGCGGCGGGCTGGAGCCTCAACGTCGAAGACGATGGTCCCGGCCTGGGCGAGGAAGAACGCGCCGCGCTGGGCCAGCGCTTTCGCCGCGGCGCACGCGCGGCCAAGGGCGGTTTCGGCCTCGGGCTGGCCATTGCGCGTTCCATCGCACAGCGGCACCGGGGCGAGCTGCGGCTCGAATCCCGCGAGGCGGGCACGGGCCTGCATGCGATCATCTGGTGGCCTCGGCCGGCCGCCAGCTAGCCGGGCGTACACAGGCCATGCCGATCTCCTCCGCCACCCGCCGCCATGCGCTGCGCACGCTGTCTGCATTGCTGCTGCCTGGAAGTCTTCGTGCCGCTGCGGCGTCGGCCAACGATCCGTCCGAGGCCGCGGCGGACTGCATCATTCCCGCCAAGGCGGGCGGCGGCTTCGACCTCAGCTGCGCCCTCGCGCGCGATGCGCTGCAGGCGGTGCGCCCGACGCGTCCGCCATTGGGCCAGCGCTACCTGCCGGGCGGCATCGGCGCGGTGGCCTTCGACCGCATCGCCACCGGGCGGCTCGGCGGACCGGGCACGCTGGTGGCGTTCTCGAGCGGCTCGCTGCTCAATCTTGCGCAAGGCCGCTTCGGGCCGCACCCGCCTTCAGCGGTGCGCTGGATCGCCACGCTCGGCACCGACTACGGCGTGATCGCCGTGCACCGCGACTCCCCCTACAAGCGCCTGCAGGACCTGATCGCCGCCCTGCGGCAAGAACCCTCGCGCATTGCCTTCGGCGCGGGCGGCACGGTCGGCAGCCAGGACTGGGTGAAGGCCGCGTTGCTGGTGCGCGCCGCGGGCCGCGATCACAAGGCCATGCGCTTCGTGTCCTTCGAAGGCGGCGGCGATGCGCTGGGCGCACTGCAGGGCAAGCATGTCGACGTATTCCCCGGCGATGCGGCCGAAGCCTTGCAGGCCATCACGGGCGGCGCGGCGGTGCGGCTGCTGGCCGTGCTGTCGCAGACGCGGCTGGGCGGCGCGCTCACCGGCGTGCCCACTGCGCGCGAGCAAGGCGTGGACATCGTCTGGCCGACGGTTCGCGGCCTGTACCTCAGCGCAAACGTGCCTGAAGCTTCTGTGCGTGCATGGACCACGGCCTTCCAGGAAGCGAGCGCAGCGCCCGGCTACGCGGCATTGCGCGAGCAGCACGGGCTCTACCCCTTCGCGCTCACCGGCGCCGCGCTGGACGAGTACGTGGCGGCGCAGATCAAGACCTATCGACGACTTGCCGACGAACTGGGCCTGCGACGCTGGCCTTCCTGAACGCTGGCAAGATCGCGCCCATGACCGAAGACGCGATCACCCAACACCTCATCGACCTGATGGCCGGCGGCCATTTACAGGTCGCCGACGACAACACTTTTTTCTTTCACGGCACGGACAACAAGTTCCCCTTCGCCACCATCGTGACGAAGGACAACGACTTCGACAGCGCCTCGAACCTGAATCGTCCCGGCGTCTTCCGCCTCAACGTGGGCGTCGGCAAGGAAACCTTCCGCGCGCTGTTCGGCGAACTGGACGAAGGGAACATCGACTTCACCGCGCTCGACAAGCTCATGCCGCATCCGGTGTACGCAAAGATGTACTGGGTCAGCGTGATCAACCCGAGCAACAAGACCTTCGAGACAGTGAAGCCTCTGCTCACGGAAGCCCGCAGCCTCGCGATCGCAAGGGACAAGAGCAAGTAGCCCTGCGCCGTCGGCAGTTGAACCCTCAGGCCTCGCGAGCGCAGGCCAGCATCAGGTCGCGCAGCCATTCGTGCGCGGGCGAATGGTCGGTGCGCGGGTGCCAGAGCATGCGCACATCGAACAGTGGCAGCTCGAGCGGGATGTCGAACAACGAGACCGTCGCCATGCGCGTCATGCGGCGCGCCAGGCGTGCGGGCACGCTGGCCACCATGTCCGAAGTCTCCAGCACGAAGGGCAGCGCCAGAAAGCTGGGCTTGATCATCTGTACCCGCCGGCGCAGGCCATGGGGTTCGAGCGCCGCGTCGATCTGCACGTTGTAGATCTGCGCAGCATCGAGTTCGATGGTCACATGCGGCAGCGCGCAGAAACTCCCCACATCGAGCGTTTGGGAAAGCACCGGATGGCTGCTGGCGCACAGGCCCAGGAAGCGATCCGAAAAGAGCTTGCGCCCCTTCAGGTAGTCCGGCGCTCCGGGGAAATACGTCAACGCCAGGTCGAGTTCGCCGGCCGCCATCATCTCGCCGAAATGATGGGGGTTGGTCTGCAGCACATGCAGCTTCACGCCCGGTGCCTCCTGCCGGATGCGGCGCATCACGGCCGGCATCATCAGCAGGTCGATGTAGTCGATGACGATCAGGCGGAAGGTCGTCGTCGCGGTGGCGGCATCGAAGCTCGGCGATTCGAGCACGCGCTCGAGCGCGCCGATGGCATCCTGAACACGTGGCCAGAGCACCAATGCCAGCTCAGTCGGCATCCACCCGCTGCCCGAGCGCATCAGCAATTCGTCGCCGAACAGATCGCGCAGCTTGGCAAGCGACACGCTCATCGACGACTGGCTCATTCCCAGCCGTTCCGCGGCGCGGGTGACGTGCTTTTCGCGCAGTAGCGCGTCGAAGGCGCGCAGCAGGTGCAGGTCGAGATCCTGAAGTTTCATGAACGCATCTTGCCGCGCCGACGCGCGGATCGGCCAGCGCCTTGCGACGGGAAAACCCGCATGCGTCATCACGAAGCCGATGGCGCGCATCGGATCTTGCGATGGCATCGGCGGGCCTGGAAGCGAATACTCGACGGCCTCCTTCACTTCCACAGAGATATTCACGATGGCCATTCCCCAGATCCGCGTCACGCGCGAAGAGATGCGCAAACGCGTTGCCTACTTCAAGGACCTCAAGGGCTTCGACGG
It includes:
- a CDS encoding LysR family transcriptional regulator — encoded protein: MNISVEVKEAVEYSLPGPPMPSQDPMRAIGFVMTHAGFPVARRWPIRASARQDAFMKLQDLDLHLLRAFDALLREKHVTRAAERLGMSQSSMSVSLAKLRDLFGDELLMRSGSGWMPTELALVLWPRVQDAIGALERVLESPSFDAATATTTFRLIVIDYIDLLMMPAVMRRIRQEAPGVKLHVLQTNPHHFGEMMAAGELDLALTYFPGAPDYLKGRKLFSDRFLGLCASSHPVLSQTLDVGSFCALPHVTIELDAAQIYNVQIDAALEPHGLRRRVQMIKPSFLALPFVLETSDMVASVPARLARRMTRMATVSLFDIPLELPLFDVRMLWHPRTDHSPAHEWLRDLMLACAREA
- a CDS encoding DUF6194 family protein, encoding MTEDAITQHLIDLMAGGHLQVADDNTFFFHGTDNKFPFATIVTKDNDFDSASNLNRPGVFRLNVGVGKETFRALFGELDEGNIDFTALDKLMPHPVYAKMYWVSVINPSNKTFETVKPLLTEARSLAIARDKSK
- a CDS encoding sensor histidine kinase, with protein sequence MNIAARLRRASLWQRLALLLFPALLAVTGIELWMTRHDALAAANAAYDRSLLGALKSIDANISTASGGLSVELPYSMFEFFELTASGQVFFRVATSDGLVELGSADLPAPPAELAMGVPSFYDATYFGEAVRLAAYRRDLDRAPAGSTGRSVLIQVGESTRSRQEFTARFVRSAALRDGLVLAMLLCGTALALAAALRPLSRLAREVQARTPDDLTRIAEADLPAEVRPLVAAVNQQMSRTQDLVVQQRQFLDDASHQLRTHLTTLQMQADYARREQDPVQVQAALDALATEIGRATRSAQQLLALGRSDTVAVEPAEFDLAALLREVAVDLLPLARAKRIDLGIHAPTLEFFAVADRGLLREALGNLVTNAIAYTPTEGTITLFAAGDAAGWSLNVEDDGPGLGEEERAALGQRFRRGARAAKGGFGLGLAIARSIAQRHRGELRLESREAGTGLHAIIWWPRPAAS
- a CDS encoding Bug family tripartite tricarboxylate transporter substrate binding protein encodes the protein MPISSATRRHALRTLSALLLPGSLRAAAASANDPSEAAADCIIPAKAGGGFDLSCALARDALQAVRPTRPPLGQRYLPGGIGAVAFDRIATGRLGGPGTLVAFSSGSLLNLAQGRFGPHPPSAVRWIATLGTDYGVIAVHRDSPYKRLQDLIAALRQEPSRIAFGAGGTVGSQDWVKAALLVRAAGRDHKAMRFVSFEGGGDALGALQGKHVDVFPGDAAEALQAITGGAAVRLLAVLSQTRLGGALTGVPTAREQGVDIVWPTVRGLYLSANVPEASVRAWTTAFQEASAAPGYAALREQHGLYPFALTGAALDEYVAAQIKTYRRLADELGLRRWPS